Proteins from a genomic interval of Alosa alosa isolate M-15738 ecotype Scorff River chromosome 8, AALO_Geno_1.1, whole genome shotgun sequence:
- the LOC125299870 gene encoding alpha-N-acetylgalactosaminidase-like → MTPAVVILVLALSTGTLALDNGLMRTPPMGWLAWERFRCDIDCDHDPKNCISENLFMDMADRLAEDGWRELGYVYVNIDDCWSSMERDANGRLQADPKRFPNGIPHLARYVHDRGLKLGIYGDFGTHTCGGYPGTTLDKIQTDAQTFADWGIDMLKLDGCYSNATEQEKGYPLMSQALNATGRPIGYSCSWPAYQGGLPPKVNYTQLGEICNLWRNYGDIQDSWSSVLNIADWFFTNQDILQPAAGPGRWNDPDMLVIGDFGLSFDQSQTQMALWAIMAAPLFMSNDLRSIDARSRTILQNKGLIYINQDPLGIQGRRLIKEQSGVEVFWRPLSNDASALVFFSRREDMPYRYQTSLKKLNYTAGVYQAYDVYQEKLLPAFKDSTDFVVSINPSGVVMWFVVPTKQMMGDGKLFGGDRLAKPTHL, encoded by the exons ATGACTCCTGCGGTGGTTATTCTTGTTCTGGCATTGTCCACGGGCACCCTGGCTCTGGACAATGGTTTGATGAGGACTCCACCCATGGGCTGGTTGGCATGGGAACGCTTCCGTTGTGACATCGACTGTGATCATGACCCAAAGAACTGTATCAG TGAGAATCTCTTCATGGACATGGCAGACCGACTGGCTGAGGACGGTTGGCGTGAGCTGGGTTATGTTTACGTCAACATCGACGACTGCTGGTCCTCCATGGAGAGGGACGCCAATGGACGCTTGCAGGCAGACCCAAAGAG ATTTCCAAATGGCATCCCTCATTTGGCACGCTACGTGCATGACCGCGGCCTTAAGCTGGGTATCTATGGTGACTTTGGCACGCACACGTGCGGTGGCTACCCTGGCACCACTCTGGATAAGATCCAGACGGACGCCCAGACATTTGCTGACTGGGGCATCGACATGCTCAAATTGGACGGATGCTACTCCAACGCTACAGAACAGGAGAAGG GTTACCCACTCATGTCCCAGGCCCTGAATGCTACAGGCCGTCCCATTGGCTACTCTTGCAGTTGGCCCGCCTATCAAGGCGGACTTCCTCCCAAG GTGAACTACACTCAGCTGGGAGAGATCTGTAACCTGTGGCGGAATTATGGTGACATCCAGGACTCCTGGTCGAGTGTTCTGAACATTGCTGACTGGTTCTTCACCAACCAGGATATCCTGCAACCGGCTGCTGGACCCGGACGCTGGAATGACCCAGAcatg ctGGTCATTGGAGACTTTGGCCTGAGCTTTGACCAATCCCAGACTCAAATGGCCCTGTGGGCGATCATGGCCGCACCCCTCTTCATGTCCAACGACCTACGGAGCATAGACGCCCGCTCCCGCACCATCCTGCAGAACAAGGGCCTCATCTACATCAACCAGGACCCCTTAGGTATCCAGGGCAGACGCCTGATCAAG gagCAGAGTGGTGTGGAGGTGTTTTGGCGCCCCCTATCTAATGACGCCAGTGCCCTGGTGTTCTTCAGTAGGCGAGAGGACATGCCATACCGCTACCAAACTTCCCTCAAGAAGCTCAACTACACTGCCGGCGTGTACCAG GCTTATGATGTGTATCAGGAGAAACTCCTGCCCGCCTTTAAAGACTCCACCGACTTCGTCGTGTCAATCAACCCGTCGGGAGTGGTCATGTGGTTTGTGGTTCCTACCAAGCAAATGATGGGGGATGGCAAGCTCTTTGGCGGTGACCGTCTTGCAAAACCCACCCACCTCTGA